Sequence from the Nocardiopsis sp. YSL2 genome:
CGTCCGCCCTTGCGCTCCTTGAGCGTCTTGCGCAGGGCGTCGGTGAGTTCGACGACCGTGCCCTCCTGGGCGGGGCGCTCCTCGGCGTGGCGCACCGTGCGCCCGGCGCTCTTGGCCTCGATGAGTTCCTGCAGCCGCTTCTGGTAGACGTCCTCGTGCTGCTCGGGGTCCCAGTCCTCGGCCATCGCCTCCACCAGCTGCTCGGCCAGCCCGAGATCGCGCTCGGAGATCGTGGCGTCGGCGATGGGCGGCATCACGTCCGAGGGGGCGCGGATCTCGTCCGGCCAGAACAGGGTGCTGGCGGCCAGCACCCCCTGCTGGGGGCCGACCAGGACCAGGTGCTCGCGGTCGCGCATCACCATCGTCGCCAGGGCGGCCCGGCCGGTGCGCTCCAGGACCGCGCACAGCAGCCGGTAGGGCTTGGCCGCGGACTGGTCCTGCGGGGACAGGAAGTAGGCGTTGGAGTACCAGACGGGGTCCACCGAGTCCGCGGGGACGAAGCCCGTGATCTCCATGCTCCTGGACTTGCCGGGAGCGAGCCCCGCGAGGTCCTCGGGCTCCAGGATCACGTACTCGTCGCTGTCGACCTTCGCGCCCTTGACGATGTCGCGGGAGCTGACGTCCTTGCCGGTCTCCTCGTCCACCTTCCGGTAGCGGACCCTGTGGTCCGTGCCCCGGACGAACTGGTGCATCGTCGGTCCGTGGCGCTCGCGCGCACTGTACAGACTGACGCCCAGCGACAGCAGCCCCACCGTGAGGGTGCCGCGCCACACCGTACTGACCATGCCGACCACCTCTCCTCCATGATGTCCGCTGCCAGGCAAAACGTGCGGATCGCGAGGTAAAGGACCGTGTCGGCCGCTCGGTGCCATGGCCGGCCCGGGCGAAGGCGCCACTTCGCCGGTCATGCTCCGTGTTCGATGGACGCAGGTGAGTGACGGATCCACGGCAACGGAGTCAAGGCTTCGATCGAGTGGTGCGCCCCGAGCGGGCCGCGGAGCCGAAAAGTTGCTCTGACCTGCACTCTTGTCCGGTTGTGGCCGCCGTGTGGACGTTCGCCGCCGCGCGTGCTCGTATGGAGGGACGAGCACCCATGGGCGGACACGCCGATCGGACGGCGGGGCCGCCCCGGTGGGAGGGAGGTCGCGACCTGGCATCGAACCACACAGTTCCACCGGGCGTGACCCCGGAAGGAACGCGCAG
This genomic interval carries:
- a CDS encoding Ku protein, producing MVSTVWRGTLTVGLLSLGVSLYSARERHGPTMHQFVRGTDHRVRYRKVDEETGKDVSSRDIVKGAKVDSDEYVILEPEDLAGLAPGKSRSMEITGFVPADSVDPVWYSNAYFLSPQDQSAAKPYRLLCAVLERTGRAALATMVMRDREHLVLVGPQQGVLAASTLFWPDEIRAPSDVMPPIADATISERDLGLAEQLVEAMAEDWDPEQHEDVYQKRLQELIEAKSAGRTVRHAEERPAQEGTVVELTDALRKTLKERKGGRARAPEPRRSEESAKGPAARGARRSKKKAEPSEEDLAGMTKKELLRRAQELDVPGRSKMSREDLESAVRERISA